Proteins encoded by one window of Flavobacterium sp. N502540:
- a CDS encoding RHS repeat-associated core domain-containing protein, protein MKKQLVVLFLLLSVSVDLTAQTLSNDNFVYTLAPKKPVKAANLNTLTKDEVSQNVTYFDGLGRPIQTIAIGQGTGGKDIVTPMEYDGFGRQAKEYLPYAVANGSNNYPKIDPTAAINAATVFYSTEKYDDSPNPFSQKAFEASPLNRVLKQAAPGVPWAMGNGHEIKIDHQSNTAADAVKLYKANTSWQAGLGLYDISLIDAGTYAEGKLYKTVTYDENTTANPSESSGSTVEFKNTEGQIILKRTYNSGNRHDTYYVYDIYGNLTYVLPPKVTGVVNDDVLNGLCYQYKYDYRNRLVEKKQPGKQWEFIVYDKLDRPVATGPAFSPFKDETTEGWIITKYDAFSRPIYTGWKGQSSNAATRKALQDAQNTANVIFETKQTSETIEDIPVYYSNNIAPTNFKLLTVTYYDDYAFPNAATKPVTIEEQPVLDNVKGLVTGSWTRVLTMASETLGETTTTFYDRKARAISTRTQNYLSGYTNIDSKLDFIGKSLYTITKHKRTSGDTELTIREEYTYSRQDRLLTHTHQINGGTVELLAENTYDDLGQLIVKNVGNNTASPLQKVHYSYNIRGWLTGINNVENLQQDTDPLDLFAFKINYDKQPGNSQVQALYNGNISETYWKTNTDLTKRSYGYQYDNLNRLTNAIYSKPNDAIPISGAYNESLSYDKNGNIKFLQRYGASDAPSIVFQTDDLTYGYLNENSNQLTKVTDGPAGNDSEGFKDGNKADDDFTYDANGNMITDKNKNITSVTYNHLNLPVKITFATTGNIEYIYNANGVKLSKTVNKGTCITTITDYLGGFQYESMANKCKRPGSGYNGVLKFFPTVEGYVEPSAGSYKYVYQYKDHLGNIRLSYAKNPATQVLTIIDENNYYPFGLKHKGYNDYVATSNKYKYNGKELQDELGLNFYDYGSRLYDPARVGWTTIDPLAEKMRRWSPYNYCFDNPLRFIDPDGMAPYDWKKDANGNMVFDPNLNSGNLLTQLKSGEKYIGATHTEKVSNDAGNYDLNYNADGSISSSDNYDASSDGLRIFGVGGDAVAGSGDLGSDRGSGSIQADTGDQGTLLDLGQMLGSLLMDGLMANPLTMSIGISLKYSDSKKESTTEMTTSSAPETVTAQRYDYTATDIFGGNSSQVHKSYGRDTIIKKGEEPKLNSLNKSDSIRAAKIVEKRNKAHKLN, encoded by the coding sequence ATGAAAAAGCAACTAGTGGTATTGTTTCTGTTATTGTCTGTCAGTGTGGATTTAACTGCCCAGACTTTAAGCAATGACAACTTTGTATACACACTTGCTCCAAAAAAACCGGTTAAGGCAGCAAATCTGAATACGTTGACCAAAGATGAAGTGAGTCAGAATGTGACGTATTTTGACGGATTAGGCCGCCCGATACAAACCATCGCTATTGGTCAGGGAACAGGAGGCAAAGACATTGTAACACCTATGGAGTATGATGGTTTTGGACGACAAGCTAAAGAATACCTGCCGTATGCAGTGGCTAACGGAAGCAACAATTACCCCAAGATCGACCCTACAGCAGCTATAAATGCGGCAACTGTCTTTTATAGTACTGAAAAATATGACGATTCTCCCAATCCTTTTTCTCAAAAAGCATTTGAAGCATCACCCCTAAACCGTGTTCTCAAACAAGCCGCTCCGGGAGTTCCCTGGGCAATGGGTAATGGACATGAAATTAAAATCGATCATCAGAGCAATACAGCTGCCGATGCCGTCAAACTTTATAAAGCCAATACCAGTTGGCAGGCAGGCTTAGGATTGTACGATATTAGTCTTATAGATGCAGGAACGTATGCCGAAGGAAAACTCTATAAAACGGTGACCTACGACGAGAATACAACAGCAAACCCAAGTGAGTCATCAGGCTCTACAGTAGAATTTAAAAACACGGAAGGACAAATCATTCTTAAAAGAACCTACAATTCAGGCAATCGACACGATACGTACTACGTTTACGATATTTATGGCAATCTGACTTATGTACTGCCGCCAAAAGTAACGGGTGTGGTTAATGATGATGTTTTAAACGGTTTGTGTTACCAGTACAAATACGATTATCGCAATCGTTTGGTCGAGAAAAAACAACCCGGTAAGCAATGGGAGTTTATAGTCTATGACAAACTCGATCGTCCTGTAGCCACGGGACCGGCTTTCTCGCCCTTTAAAGATGAAACAACCGAAGGCTGGATCATTACCAAATACGATGCTTTTAGCAGACCCATTTATACTGGCTGGAAAGGTCAGTCTTCGAATGCTGCCACCAGAAAAGCATTACAGGATGCTCAAAATACAGCCAATGTTATATTTGAAACGAAACAGACCTCAGAAACCATTGAGGACATCCCCGTGTATTATAGTAATAACATTGCTCCAACTAACTTTAAACTTTTAACGGTTACCTATTATGACGACTATGCTTTTCCTAATGCTGCGACCAAACCCGTAACCATCGAAGAGCAGCCTGTCTTAGACAATGTCAAAGGTCTGGTTACCGGAAGCTGGACAAGAGTCCTAACGATGGCATCAGAAACATTGGGAGAAACCACTACTACTTTTTATGACAGAAAAGCCAGAGCAATAAGTACACGAACTCAAAATTATCTAAGCGGTTATACCAATATCGACAGCAAACTTGATTTTATTGGAAAGTCACTCTATACCATCACCAAACATAAACGTACCTCAGGAGATACCGAGCTCACCATAAGAGAGGAATATACCTACTCACGACAAGATCGTTTGCTGACGCACACCCATCAAATCAATGGAGGAACGGTAGAACTTTTAGCAGAGAACACTTATGATGACTTAGGACAATTGATCGTTAAAAATGTTGGAAACAACACAGCAAGTCCTTTACAGAAAGTACATTATAGCTACAACATCAGAGGTTGGCTCACCGGAATCAACAATGTTGAAAACCTACAGCAAGACACAGATCCGTTGGATTTGTTTGCTTTTAAGATTAATTACGACAAACAACCAGGCAACTCACAGGTTCAGGCCTTGTACAATGGAAATATTTCAGAAACCTATTGGAAGACCAACACCGATCTTACCAAGCGTTCCTATGGCTATCAGTACGACAATCTGAATCGTTTAACTAATGCCATTTACAGCAAGCCAAACGATGCCATTCCGATTTCAGGGGCCTATAACGAAAGTTTAAGTTACGATAAAAACGGAAACATTAAATTCCTGCAGCGATATGGAGCTAGTGACGCTCCGTCTATTGTTTTTCAGACCGATGATTTAACTTATGGATATCTGAATGAAAACTCGAATCAATTAACCAAAGTAACCGACGGTCCTGCCGGAAATGATAGCGAAGGCTTTAAAGATGGTAATAAAGCAGATGATGATTTTACTTATGACGCTAATGGAAATATGATTACCGATAAAAACAAAAACATCACTTCTGTCACTTACAACCATTTGAATTTACCCGTAAAAATTACTTTTGCGACCACTGGAAATATTGAGTACATTTACAATGCAAATGGCGTAAAACTGAGTAAAACGGTCAATAAAGGTACTTGTATCACTACCATTACAGACTACCTGGGAGGATTTCAATACGAAAGTATGGCCAACAAATGTAAAAGACCAGGTAGTGGATATAATGGAGTACTGAAGTTTTTCCCAACAGTCGAAGGTTATGTAGAGCCTTCCGCAGGTTCTTATAAATATGTGTACCAATACAAAGATCATTTGGGTAACATACGATTGAGTTATGCTAAAAATCCGGCAACGCAAGTTCTTACCATTATTGACGAGAATAATTATTATCCTTTTGGATTGAAACACAAGGGGTATAATGATTATGTAGCTACGAGTAATAAGTATAAGTATAATGGAAAGGAATTGCAAGACGAGCTGGGGCTTAACTTCTACGATTATGGTTCGAGATTATATGATCCTGCAAGAGTTGGTTGGACTACGATAGATCCTTTAGCTGAAAAAATGAGAAGATGGTCTCCGTATAATTATTGTTTTGATAATCCATTAAGATTTATTGATCCTGATGGAATGGCTCCTTATGATTGGAAAAAAGACGCAAATGGAAATATGGTTTTTGACCCTAATCTTAATAGTGGGAATTTGCTAACTCAATTAAAAAGTGGAGAAAAATATATTGGAGCAACTCACACTGAAAAAGTTTCTAATGATGCAGGTAACTATGATCTTAATTATAATGCGGATGGGAGTATATCATCATCAGATAATTATGATGCATCAAGCGATGGTTTAAGAATTTTTGGAGTTGGTGGAGATGCCGTGGCAGGAAGTGGAGATTTGGGAAGCGATCGAGGATCTGGTTCAATACAAGCCGATACAGGTGATCAAGGTACTTTATTAGATTTAGGTCAAATGCTTGGAAGTCTTTTAATGGATGGTTTAATGGCAAATCCTTTAACGATGAGTATAGGTATTAGTCTTAAGTATAGTGATTCTAAAAAGGAATCGACAACTGAAATGACGACTTCATCTGCACCTGAAACAGTAACAGCTCAAAGATATGATTATACTGCAACTGATATTTTTGGAGGTAATAGCTCTCAAGTTCATAAATCTTATGGAAGAGATACTATTATAAAAAAAGGTGAAGAGCCAAAGTTAAATTCTTTAAACAAATCTGATTCTATTAGAGCAGCAAAAATTGTTGAAAAAAGAAATAAAGCACATAAACTTAACTAA
- a CDS encoding RHS repeat-associated core domain-containing protein, producing MSYAKNTITQVLTIIDENNYYPFGLKHKGYNDYVATSNKYKYNGKELQDELGLNFYDYGSRLYDPARVGWTTIDPLAEKMRRWSPYNYCFDNPLRFIDPDGMAPYDWKKGANGNMVFDPNLNSGNLLTQLKSGEKYIGATHTEKVSNDAGNYDLNYNADGSISSSDNYDASSDGLRIFGVGGDAVAGSGDLGTDRGSGSIQADTGDQGTLLDLGQMLGSLLMDGLMANPLTMSIGISLKYGDSKKESTTETTTPSAPETVTVQRYDYTSTDPIRGNQSAPHAGKPRDTVVRKGNDSTVKNLNTRDSVRAVQASHKKNMEYNKNNGY from the coding sequence TTGAGTTATGCTAAAAATACAATAACCCAAGTTCTTACCATTATTGACGAGAATAATTATTATCCTTTTGGATTGAAACACAAGGGATATAATGATTATGTAGCTACGAGTAATAAGTATAAGTATAATGGAAAGGAATTGCAAGACGAGCTGGGGCTTAACTTCTACGATTATGGTTCGAGATTATATGATCCTGCAAGAGTTGGTTGGACTACGATAGATCCTTTAGCTGAAAAAATGAGAAGATGGTCTCCGTATAATTATTGTTTTGATAATCCATTAAGATTTATTGATCCTGATGGAATGGCTCCTTATGATTGGAAAAAAGGCGCAAATGGAAATATGGTTTTTGACCCTAATCTTAATAGTGGGAATTTGCTAACTCAATTAAAAAGTGGAGAAAAATATATTGGAGCAACTCACACTGAAAAAGTTTCTAATGATGCAGGTAACTATGATCTTAATTATAATGCAGATGGGAGTATATCATCATCAGATAATTATGATGCATCAAGCGATGGTTTAAGAATTTTTGGAGTTGGCGGAGATGCCGTGGCAGGAAGTGGGGATTTGGGAACTGATCGAGGATCTGGTTCAATACAAGCCGATACAGGTGATCAAGGTACTTTATTAGATTTAGGTCAAATGCTTGGAAGCCTTTTAATGGATGGTTTAATGGCAAATCCTTTAACTATGAGTATAGGTATTAGTCTTAAATATGGTGATTCTAAAAAGGAATCAACAACTGAAACAACGACTCCATCCGCACCTGAAACAGTGACGGTTCAAAGATATGATTATACGTCAACTGATCCTATCCGAGGTAATCAATCTGCGCCACATGCCGGAAAGCCTAGAGATACAGTTGTTAGAAAAGGCAATGATTCAACAGTGAAAAATTTAAATACAAGAGATTCTGTAAGAGCAGTTCAGGCTTCGCACAAAAAAAATATGGAATATAATAAAAACAATGGATATTAA
- a CDS encoding RHS repeat-associated core domain-containing protein translates to MEDYVEPSAGSYKYVYQYKDHLGNIRLSYAKNTITQVLTIIDENNYYPFGLKHKGYNDYVATSNKYKYNGKELQDELGLNMYDYGARNYDPALGRWMNIDPLAEEGRRWSPYNYALDNPVYFTDPDGMLSESFMKKLMNSTSGTTWTNNDNGTFTSSTTGETTSDGEGDPPSKKKPEDMTQAEKNEYWRKYNESQIPFARNLIDFALIADGIGGLSEFFTFKSSMNWSSITSMFSRSGVKIDEAVLKKFINHAFAKGRHNDLEMSVEKIVQKTSETVTKNFSKLKNGDNTLHVIINNVPKTIMVNVNNGAVRSINMYSGVSNRVTQGVVVNLGKVKW, encoded by the coding sequence GTGGAAGATTATGTAGAGCCTTCCGCAGGTTCTTATAAATATGTTTACCAATACAAAGATCACTTAGGAAACATACGATTGAGTTATGCTAAAAATACAATAACCCAAGTTCTTACCATTATTGACGAGAATAATTATTATCCTTTTGGATTGAAACACAAGGGATATAATGATTATGTAGCTACTAGTAATAAGTATAAGTACAATGGTAAAGAGCTTCAAGACGAGCTTGGGCTTAACATGTACGACTATGGAGCACGTAATTATGACCCTGCTCTCGGACGTTGGATGAACATTGACCCGTTAGCAGAAGAAGGACGAAGATGGTCACCATATAATTATGCTTTAGATAATCCAGTATATTTTACTGACCCTGATGGAATGCTTTCAGAATCATTCATGAAAAAATTAATGAATTCTACTAGTGGTACTACTTGGACTAATAATGATAATGGTACATTTACTAGCAGTACTACTGGAGAAACTACAAGCGATGGAGAAGGTGACCCTCCAAGTAAGAAAAAGCCTGAAGACATGACTCAAGCTGAAAAAAATGAGTATTGGAGAAAATATAATGAGAGTCAAATTCCTTTTGCAAGAAATTTAATTGATTTTGCGTTAATAGCTGACGGAATTGGTGGTTTGTCTGAGTTCTTTACATTTAAAAGTTCTATGAATTGGAGTTCTATAACATCAATGTTTTCAAGGTCGGGTGTTAAAATTGATGAGGCGGTATTAAAGAAATTCATTAATCATGCATTTGCCAAAGGACGACATAATGATTTGGAAATGTCAGTTGAGAAAATAGTTCAGAAAACATCAGAAACGGTAACTAAAAATTTCTCAAAATTAAAAAATGGAGACAACACATTACATGTTATTATCAATAACGTTCCTAAAACAATAATGGTAAATGTTAACAATGGAGCAGTTAGGTCAATAAATATGTATTCTGGTGTTTCAAATAGAGTAACGCAAGGCGTAGTAGTAAATTTAGGTAAAGTAAAATGGTAA
- a CDS encoding response regulator transcription factor — translation MKLLIVEDEPNLLSILRKGFAENNNEVSVALDGRTALEMIHNYNFDVVVLDVMLPDINGIEICRRLRASKNFVPVLLLTALGTSENIVTGLNAGADDYLVKPFKFGELDARVNALHRRAHQDTEKVDTITIGDLEINGRAKTVKRDGESIILTAKEFKLLYYLAKNSGRIVSRDQILDNVWDINFDMNTNVVDVYITYLRKKIDKPFETKLIHTMKGLGYVIQP, via the coding sequence ATGAAATTACTTATAGTCGAAGACGAACCAAATCTATTGTCCATTTTGCGGAAAGGATTTGCCGAAAACAATAATGAAGTTAGTGTGGCTCTGGATGGCAGAACTGCTCTGGAGATGATTCACAATTATAATTTTGATGTTGTTGTTTTAGACGTAATGCTTCCGGATATTAACGGAATTGAGATTTGCAGAAGACTTCGCGCCAGTAAGAATTTCGTTCCGGTATTACTGTTAACCGCTCTTGGAACGTCAGAAAATATAGTGACCGGACTTAATGCAGGAGCCGACGATTATCTGGTGAAACCTTTTAAGTTTGGAGAACTTGATGCCAGAGTTAATGCACTGCACCGTAGAGCTCATCAGGATACCGAAAAAGTAGATACCATAACCATTGGCGACTTGGAAATAAACGGTCGTGCAAAGACTGTGAAAAGAGATGGAGAATCAATCATTCTTACCGCAAAAGAATTTAAACTCTTGTACTATCTCGCTAAAAATAGCGGACGTATTGTTTCCCGCGATCAGATTTTAGATAATGTCTGGGACATTAATTTTGATATGAACACCAATGTTGTAGATGTATATATTACTTATTTAAGAAAAAAAATCGATAAACCTTTTGAAACCAAACTCATCCATACCATGAAAGGTCTGGGTTATGTGATACAGCCATAA
- a CDS encoding sensor histidine kinase, whose translation MDIRKKITYTYVALSSFSTLLLCIVVFVLFRENNRYHFLKRLEDRAKIVASIHFQHDPEKIKYYSNLKKNGLEELIEEEEFVLKINSANSFDYNTNLNLPNEFYTNILKTGKDYFEVENKYYLGQVFTENNQKYIVIVGARDRKGPTTTIYILKIMLFGGIGFIFLAFFLGRFLAKRVINPVARITKEVNRISASNLHNRLPAVKNSDEISDLTETFNDMLDRLETSFEIQANFINNASHELKTPITTIIAESEIMLLKEREVSEYIQSLENIYSQASRLGNLTESLLKLTQTGYDGKKQVLDIARIDEVLMDVKSDLDKIYPDNRVSIKLNFAPKDSNLLLIPCNKPLLELAINNIITNGVKYSDNNEVFVTLSANQDWIKVAINDIGIGIPPEDIPHLYEPFFRGKIATKYIGYGLGLPLASKIIRMHDGEIQVQSEQNKGTIVTIVFNKTSSKKSNIKTSNVES comes from the coding sequence ATGGATATAAGAAAAAAAATAACATACACTTATGTAGCCTTGTCGTCTTTTAGTACATTACTTCTATGTATTGTTGTTTTTGTTCTATTCAGAGAAAATAATCGTTACCATTTCTTAAAAAGGCTCGAAGACAGGGCCAAAATTGTAGCGTCTATTCATTTTCAGCATGATCCTGAGAAAATAAAATACTACAGTAATCTTAAAAAAAACGGACTGGAAGAACTTATCGAAGAAGAAGAGTTTGTTCTTAAAATAAACAGTGCCAACAGCTTTGATTATAACACAAATTTGAATTTACCGAATGAGTTTTACACCAATATTTTAAAAACCGGAAAAGACTATTTTGAGGTAGAAAACAAGTATTATTTAGGACAGGTTTTTACAGAGAATAATCAAAAATACATCGTAATTGTAGGAGCTCGTGACCGAAAAGGGCCGACCACCACAATTTATATTTTAAAAATCATGTTGTTCGGAGGGATAGGTTTCATCTTTTTGGCCTTCTTTCTGGGACGTTTTTTAGCCAAAAGAGTTATTAATCCTGTGGCAAGAATTACTAAAGAAGTAAACAGAATTAGTGCTTCCAATCTTCACAATCGTTTGCCGGCAGTCAAAAACTCAGATGAAATCTCAGATCTTACGGAGACTTTCAACGATATGCTGGATCGTTTGGAAACCTCATTCGAAATACAGGCCAACTTTATCAATAATGCTTCACACGAGTTAAAAACACCTATAACGACAATCATTGCAGAGTCTGAAATCATGCTTTTGAAAGAAAGAGAAGTTTCGGAATACATTCAGTCCCTTGAAAATATTTACAGTCAGGCTTCCCGATTAGGAAACTTAACAGAGAGCTTGCTGAAGCTTACACAAACAGGTTACGACGGTAAAAAACAGGTGTTGGATATTGCCAGAATTGACGAAGTATTAATGGATGTAAAGTCGGATTTAGATAAAATTTATCCGGATAATCGTGTAAGTATCAAACTTAACTTTGCCCCTAAAGACTCGAATTTGCTTTTAATTCCGTGTAACAAACCGCTTTTGGAGCTTGCTATCAATAATATTATTACCAATGGCGTAAAATATTCCGATAACAATGAGGTTTTTGTAACCCTCTCTGCCAATCAGGACTGGATAAAAGTGGCGATCAACGATATCGGAATCGGGATTCCACCGGAAGATATTCCGCATTTGTATGAACCTTTCTTTAGAGGTAAAATTGCAACTAAATATATAGGATACGGTTTGGGGCTTCCATTGGCTTCCAAAATCATTCGCATGCACGACGGAGAGATTCAGGTGCAGTCAGAGCAAAACAAAGGCACCATTGTAACTATTGTCTTCAATAAAACAAGTTCGAAGAAAAGCAACATTAAGACTTCTAATGTTGAATCTTAG
- a CDS encoding bestrophin family protein codes for MLLKKRIPMRYVLGKIKVELALVMTYTILFEIFHHYFINVAIEIPIAIPTMVGTIISLLLAFKSNQAYDRWWEARIIWGSIVNESRTLVRQMLTFYKDPGFSVEANEFKENFTKRQIAWCYSLGQALRNKDAIKPIKDLISEEELNFVKNHQNIPNAILLLHGRDLRIAKKDKRLNVYQQVEIDNTLSRLCDAMGKCERIKNTIFPTTYSMYIRMTLCLFILLLPFGLISLLSWFAVPLITIIGGTFFLIEKMAIHLQDPFENRPTDTPVTAISNTIEKNLMQMLNEYQSEFDIIKEFDLQPDLKKAENNAYFVL; via the coding sequence ATGTTATTAAAGAAAAGAATTCCAATGAGGTACGTTCTCGGGAAAATTAAGGTGGAATTGGCACTTGTAATGACTTACACCATTTTATTTGAAATTTTTCATCATTATTTTATAAATGTTGCGATCGAAATACCAATCGCGATTCCTACCATGGTAGGTACAATTATATCCTTATTATTGGCTTTTAAATCCAATCAGGCTTATGACAGATGGTGGGAAGCACGCATTATTTGGGGATCAATTGTAAATGAGTCCAGAACTTTGGTGCGACAAATGCTTACTTTTTATAAAGATCCTGGGTTTTCTGTAGAAGCGAATGAATTCAAAGAAAACTTTACCAAAAGACAAATTGCATGGTGTTACAGCTTAGGACAGGCGCTGCGTAATAAAGATGCGATAAAGCCAATTAAAGACTTGATCAGTGAAGAAGAACTGAATTTTGTCAAAAACCATCAGAATATTCCAAATGCGATATTGTTGCTTCATGGTAGAGATCTTAGAATTGCCAAAAAGGATAAACGATTAAATGTTTATCAGCAGGTTGAAATAGACAATACTTTGTCAAGATTATGTGATGCAATGGGAAAATGCGAGCGTATTAAAAATACTATTTTTCCAACCACTTACAGCATGTACATCAGAATGACGCTGTGTTTGTTTATTTTGTTATTGCCTTTTGGGCTTATCAGTTTATTGAGCTGGTTTGCTGTTCCGTTAATTACAATTATCGGAGGAACATTCTTCTTAATTGAAAAAATGGCAATCCATTTACAGGATCCATTCGAAAACAGACCTACAGATACACCTGTAACGGCAATTTCGAATACCATCGAAAAGAATCTGATGCAAATGTTAAACGAGTATCAAAGCGAGTTTGACATCATCAAAGAATTCGATCTTCAACCTGATTTAAAGAAAGCGGAAAACAACGCTTATTTTGTTTTATAA
- a CDS encoding PLP-dependent aminotransferase family protein has protein sequence MKNSNYLYLQFADRIEKQIKSGVLNVGDKLPSIREVCAETGYSMSTVSKAYYEIESRSLIESRPQSGYYVTNISARTIPEPSPSSPVLKCVNIDREDLIDQVYKNMTDPSITMLSLGFPSNELLPIAKLNKGMIQAMRQLPNSGTSYEQVQGNLNLRKEIARWSFTWGGSLTERDIITMPGCTSAISHCLMTLTKPGDTIITESPAYFGILQLAKSLGLYIMELPTNMTTGIELDALKKALSTKKVKLCLLMSNFSNPSGSMMPVEHKKEVVRLMEFYNVPLIEDDIHGDLYFGSSRPTNCKTYDESGIVLCCSSVSKTLAPGYRVGWVSPGKFKKEILRNKIYHTLSTPTITHQVVGDFLKNGRYENHLRKIRQILNHNCTNYINTVLESFPKGTKVSQPQGGFFLWIELDKNIDTAAFYQLAMQHKISFAPGRIFTFQNQFSNCMRLSFGLPWTNELRSSIQTLGKLIDQ, from the coding sequence ATGAAAAATTCCAACTACTTGTATCTGCAATTTGCAGACCGAATTGAAAAGCAAATAAAATCGGGTGTTTTAAATGTGGGCGATAAGCTGCCCTCGATACGGGAAGTCTGTGCCGAAACGGGTTACAGCATGAGTACCGTAAGCAAAGCCTATTATGAAATTGAAAGCAGGTCTCTTATAGAATCAAGACCACAATCCGGTTATTATGTGACTAACATTTCAGCCAGAACCATTCCTGAGCCTTCGCCCAGTAGCCCTGTTTTAAAATGCGTGAACATTGACCGGGAAGATTTAATTGATCAGGTTTACAAAAACATGACTGATCCGAGTATTACGATGCTTTCTTTGGGGTTTCCCTCGAACGAATTGCTACCTATTGCTAAATTAAATAAGGGAATGATTCAGGCCATGCGGCAGCTTCCTAATAGCGGTACAAGTTATGAGCAGGTACAGGGTAATCTTAATCTAAGAAAAGAAATTGCAAGATGGTCCTTTACCTGGGGAGGTTCTCTAACAGAAAGAGACATTATCACCATGCCAGGCTGTACGAGTGCCATATCACATTGTTTGATGACACTAACGAAACCGGGAGATACCATTATTACCGAAAGTCCTGCTTATTTTGGCATCCTGCAGCTGGCCAAATCTCTGGGTTTGTATATCATGGAACTGCCTACCAATATGACTACGGGGATAGAACTGGATGCTCTGAAAAAAGCACTTTCTACTAAAAAAGTAAAACTCTGTTTGCTGATGAGTAACTTCAGCAATCCATCGGGAAGTATGATGCCTGTTGAACATAAAAAGGAAGTGGTGCGATTAATGGAATTTTACAACGTTCCATTAATCGAAGACGATATTCACGGTGATTTGTACTTTGGCTCGAGTCGTCCAACCAATTGTAAAACCTATGACGAAAGTGGAATTGTACTTTGCTGCAGTTCAGTTTCAAAAACTTTGGCGCCGGGATATCGTGTGGGCTGGGTTTCTCCGGGGAAATTCAAAAAGGAGATTTTACGCAACAAAATCTATCATACCCTCTCCACTCCTACCATCACACATCAGGTAGTTGGCGACTTTCTGAAAAATGGCCGCTATGAAAATCACCTTCGAAAAATACGTCAGATATTGAATCACAACTGTACGAACTATATCAATACGGTTTTAGAGTCATTTCCGAAAGGAACCAAGGTAAGTCAGCCACAGGGAGGTTTTTTTCTTTGGATTGAACTTGATAAAAATATAGATACGGCTGCTTTTTATCAATTGGCGATGCAGCATAAAATTAGTTTTGCTCCGGGAAGAATCTTTACTTTTCAAAATCAGTTTTCAAATTGTATGCGATTGAGTTTTGGACTACCCTGGACCAATGAATTAAGATCCTCTATTCAAACTCTGGGAAAATTGATTGATCAATAA
- a CDS encoding EamA family transporter — protein MKTTKYYVAAITCFVIWGFFSLALKPIHEYPSLDILFYRVFSCSILMLLITFAFKRKRIKETSATFKALPTLERRRSLLLNVGGSAFLMANWFTFIYVMNHVSVKATSLAYLVCPILTTLLAYFILNEKLSKTQWMAVGLSVSGCLLLSYANIMDMVFSIVIGSTYASYLVSQRINKGFDKFIVLTFHITLAALFLLPFYPAYSGPVPTEFKFYFCIETIAILFTIFPLFLNLYALSGINSSTVGMLLNINPMIAFLLALFWYHEPIGSIQIVAYSIVFLAVLVFNSHHIFAIRQKIMQYPKVLK, from the coding sequence GTGAAAACAACAAAATATTATGTAGCGGCCATTACCTGTTTCGTCATCTGGGGATTTTTTAGCCTGGCATTAAAGCCCATTCACGAATATCCTTCTTTAGATATTTTATTCTATCGTGTTTTCAGCTGCAGCATTCTCATGTTATTGATTACCTTTGCTTTTAAAAGAAAAAGAATCAAAGAAACCAGCGCTACCTTTAAAGCATTACCAACCCTGGAGAGACGCAGATCACTTTTGTTGAATGTTGGAGGAAGTGCTTTTTTAATGGCCAACTGGTTTACTTTTATTTATGTAATGAATCATGTTAGTGTAAAAGCAACTTCTTTGGCCTACTTAGTGTGTCCAATTTTGACCACGTTACTGGCGTATTTTATTCTGAATGAGAAATTAAGCAAAACACAATGGATGGCAGTAGGATTAAGTGTTTCCGGTTGTTTGCTTTTATCCTATGCCAATATTATGGATATGGTTTTTAGTATTGTTATTGGTTCTACTTATGCTTCGTATTTAGTTAGTCAAAGGATCAACAAAGGATTCGATAAATTTATTGTGCTTACCTTTCATATTACATTGGCGGCCTTATTTTTATTACCCTTTTACCCGGCTTACAGCGGGCCCGTTCCAACAGAATTTAAATTTTATTTCTGTATTGAAACTATCGCAATTTTGTTTACCATATTCCCGTTGTTTCTAAATTTATATGCACTTTCCGGAATCAACTCATCAACAGTAGGTATGCTTTTAAATATCAACCCAATGATTGCATTTCTATTGGCTCTCTTTTGGTATCATGAACCAATAGGATCCATACAAATTGTGGCTTATAGCATTGTTTTTCTGGCTGTATTGGTTTTTAATTCACATCATATTTTCGCCATTAGGCAAAAAATAATGCAATATCCAAAGGTTCTCAAGTAA